Genomic window (Papilio machaon chromosome 12, ilPapMach1.1, whole genome shotgun sequence):
atttttttcgatttGAGAGCATTACTTACATGCCAGTATGTATCGCTGACTATCGAATTCTCTGACAGTGACGAAGCAGTATGGTTCGCTATACAAAAAGGTATCGAAGCTTCTCGAAGCACTGTCCGTTACTTTAAACACAACGATGCCAGCGACCTTGAACGTATGCTGTCGGAAGCCGCACAGAAGAAGGAATTGAACCCGAAGAGACGCGCCTTCCTCGTGGTAGAGGCTATATACTTCAATACTGGCGAAATGTGTCCATTGAAACAAGTGGTAGAACTAGCCAGAAGATTCAAATTGAGGATTATCTTGGATGAAAGTTTAACTATTGGGGTAAGAATTTTAGGAATTACCTCTCATTAGTTTTGTTCACAGTTattgataactttttttaaaccataaaGTATCTATAGTGTTGAGTATAGATTGTTGGCATAGTTTTCtaactttatttatctgtCGTCTACAGGTATTAGGTAAACACGGTCGTGGCATTACGGAGCACCTGAAGATACCACGGGACGAGATTGATCTGATTGTGGGCTCGCTGGAGCACTCGTTCGCGACCATCGGGGGCTTTTGCGCCGGCACGCATTTCATTGTAGAACATCAGCGGCTCTCCGGACTTGGTTAGATCTGTCAACTTTCCCACAGACTCCATTACTTACACCTAAAGTTTTGTATTGTCtaacaatttctatttaaatatttaaactttgtgcgtataaaaaacttactaaagtagtaaaaatacataatttatttgactCAGGTTACTGCTTCAGCGCTTCCTTACCGCCTATGTTGACGCAAGCCGCCATCACTGCACTAGACATATTGGAAGAGAAGCCAGACATACTCAAAGAACTAGATGAAAATTCCAAGAAACTTAACAagtaatgtattatatattatttcataattattatattcactAAGCTAttcattttgtacattattttggtcaaGAACTTAaggataatgaaaaaaaaagttatagttataaatgtgaatgttgtgatgggtggatggatggatgtttgtttgaagatatctacataacggctcaacgaatcttgatgtaatttggtacagatgtagaacatagtctagaagaacacataggctacttatgtctttatttttaatttagttggagtcgcgggtgacagctagtatgtcataaaattatactatcactgcgaaattgtaataaaaattttattattttttgttacacaaGTTTAATGCGTGTTATCTACACCGCTTTTGTCAatgttctataaaaaaaatatgtataaaatatttgcaagcCGTATTCATTACCTTTAACcgtaaaattacacaaaaaaacacgtgtaattaattcatattgtctctgttttattaGAGATGATAAACTGTggatatctattttttttttagggcACTGGCTGAATTGAAACATTTCACATTCCGAGGTAACGAACTTTCACCGGTAAAACACATTTACCTCAAAAATGCGGACATAACAGATAACAGTATGAAACAATCATATTTAAGGAAGATTGCAAATTACTGTATGGAAAAAGGCGTCGCTTTCGCGGTGGCGGCGTATTTACGAGACGCGGAGATCAAATGTCCAGAACCTTCCATAAGATTGGCTTCCAGTAGGAAATTGAACGACACAAATATCTCTATGATATGCAATTTGTTAGACGAAGCTTACGAAAGCGTTACTTCAAACCTCAAATTACAATCATCTTAGATTCCAATTGTCTATGGTGTTCAAAATGTCACAATTCCCGCCAAAATCATTACCGACAATATCAAATTGTCTATGGTGCATTTAAAACGTGTCACAATCCCGCCAAAGTTATTTTGTCATTTGTTCGtatattatatagtttaagaatgttaatttaatactgtttttttatatcatgcTTATCGAATCCATGGGTATTATTTGATCgcatttgtttctttttaatatttatttttgtattccaCACTATAAGCTTAATTTTTCACTAAACTTAAGTTTTAAcccagtatttttttattctattcactttcatatatatattattaagttaaatagtaaaaaaaatagtttgtgcataaacatttttttatgccTATAATCCTCAAATTCGTAGATAATTTTGACTTAATCGTTATTTAAGATGcactattatattgtttttaaaacataatatatctacattatttatatatccacgattaaaattaatattcaggTCAACATTGTAATATAcgtttatcatttaattattcagtataaaaaataaaaaatgtttaaatactatttaacgttttatttttttacccaTAAGAAAAACCATATTGTACTTTATCTGACTAGGGCtctaaattgtaaaattagttGCAAACTAAACAGCAGCCATCTTATATTTCTATGCATATAATTGTGAAAACTAACATTTCCAAgactacaatttaataaaacaactcATAGTTTCTATGTTGACTTTAAAAAGCTGCAGATTATTTTCTGTTAGTTGACAACACTGAATCATAGAGTATTCAGGAACATAGAGTTTATTCTGGTACCAATTCATCCGCTAGATGACAGTATCCGATGTTGCGTTTAAACTCTGTCTCGTTTGGTGCGTGTAATGGTTTGCGTATCTCTATCAGTTGCCTGTCCGTCTCCAGAGCCTGGTTCTTGTACTCCAAGTCTTTGATCACGCGCTGATAGTGGTTGTACATTCCGTGGTATGTTGTCCTGGTACAAAATAAGATGTGTTACTAGTAGTTTTGTATTAGTTTTATAGAAACATAACTAGTTTAAGTATTATTCTAAGTAATTACTAAAGTAAACTTACAATGCGTCTTCCAGTTTTTTCTCCAACAAACTAGAACTTGTATGGATCCTTTCATATTCTTCTATCAGTCCTCGCATCGGTTTatcctttaaaataatttaatctatatatataaaagaaagtcgtgttagttacaccatttataactcaagaacggctgaatcgatttagctgaaaattggtgggtaggtagcttagaaccaggaaaaggacataggataaattttaccccgttttcttttctttttttttttattccgcgcggacggagtcgcgggcaaaagctagtgtaacataaagtaaaacattgtaaCTTACATACATTGGGTTAATTTTTGCACTGATCGATTCTTAAtttgtaaagttaaataatttcgtaTATTGAAGTTTACCTGAACTCTTTCGAGTACCGGTCTTCGCGTGCGCATCTCCAATCTTGTTTCGACCAACTTTGTCGGATTTATTTTGTCCGCGACCGCAGCTCGCAGACACTCTATCTCTCTATCTACCTTTTGCAAGTTTGTTTCtaactgaaataattataaaaatgtcatatgTACAATCAGAGAAATAAATGAATCCCAGTCCCACTAAAGACGAAGTTCTTGAAATTGGTCGATATCTACACTGGATTAACTATGATAGGACTAACAAATGTAcctgtttttatttagtttttaataatatgttattgtgCGGTATATTTACAATGTAAACTCGACGATAACGAACCTAGTTACCTTAGTCTTTTGCCATTCCATTTCATTCCTAGCCCTTTGTATATCGTAGACACGTCTCCTCATAAACATCTCAACTTCCTGCGACTGTGCGTACATCTGATTCTTGGCTTGTTCCCTACTCTTGTACATTGTCTCTCTTAGCTCTTTGGATTCTGTCATCAACTGGTTGGcgatttttattgtattctcTATACAATTCACGTAGCTTTCTTCAGACATTGATCTAGATGAAAGGAGTATCGACgatataaatatcaacattGGGTGGATCTCTATTAGGAAACGTGGATAAAACATTAAACTCTTCCTTTTTTGTGCTTATGTGTTTCAGCAGCGGAAACCCAGCATCAAAAAGTACGATAGTGTAAATGTTTCATtgcagtaaaaatatttgacaatacgaagagaaatgtttaaatgcaAGTATGTCCaaacaattgaattatatGAGAACTGTGTTAAAACCTGATCGATTTTTAGTTATGGTATTACTTACTCGGCGGGAATTCTCGTAGGGTCAAGTTGATACGATATATTTGAACATTCTCTATTCAAATCTTTAACATTGTATTCCAGTTGCAATGTTTCGTCTTTATTCTGTATCTCTCGATCCAGTCTGCAGAAAACATTCTGTAACTCCTTTATCTTCTCCCAGCCCATGTGACAAACGTCAGTTAAAACGCGCTTGCTGTTCTCTATTATGTGGAGTTCCTagaagtttataaattaaaaagaagcgTAGCTTCGTTATTCAAAAAAGCGTCTTCTGCAATTATTGTGATAGCTGCAGGATAGAGCCGCATCCCACTTAGTGTGATGTCCCAAATATCTTTCTTTTGCGCAATGGAGCAAAACGTTCTTAAATTAGTAGATAAAGATAAGgttataagttaatatt
Coding sequences:
- the LOC106709143 gene encoding serine palmitoyltransferase 1; the protein is MILVDIYDMMSWWTFLIALQVILVSTYFLWTKKTKKYKDPLMTEERIEWNPIPLVPYEVECEEPPLMGKIDENVLNVGATSFLCLEKEEIILENAINCLHKYGVGSCGPRGFYGTIDVHLELEERLAKFLEVEETCVYSYGFSTIASAIPAYSKKGDIIFADEAVWFAIQKGIEASRSTVRYFKHNDASDLERMLSEAAQKKELNPKRRAFLVVEAIYFNTGEMCPLKQVVELARRFKLRIILDESLTIGVLGKHGRGITEHLKIPRDEIDLIVGSLEHSFATIGGFCAGTHFIVEHQRLSGLGYCFSASLPPMLTQAAITALDILEEKPDILKELDENSKKLNKALAELKHFTFRGNELSPVKHIYLKNADITDNSMKQSYLRKIANYCMEKGVAFAVAAYLRDAEIKCPEPSIRLASSRKLNDTNISMICNLLDEAYESVTSNLKLQSS
- the LOC106709149 gene encoding tektin-B1; the encoded protein is MNSSIPVFEKPHPKITVLDWTRNIQRLQNEARVRRFESYELRQRANQLRNETSVTTYWDNYMNNELLRDRIFEVQSWREKQRFTRECVRDEVRALREEKNSTELLLEYLQVPLMVVSQCLTNRDQRVPPELTTDQLGEELRKELHIIENSKRVLTDVCHMGWEKIKELQNVFCRLDREIQNKDETLQLEYNVKDLNRECSNISYQLDPTRIPAESMSEESYVNCIENTIKIANQLMTESKELRETMYKSREQAKNQMYAQSQEVEMFMRRRVYDIQRARNEMEWQKTKLETNLQKVDREIECLRAAVADKINPTKLVETRLEMRTRRPVLERVQDKPMRGLIEEYERIHTSSSLLEKKLEDALTTYHGMYNHYQRVIKDLEYKNQALETDRQLIEIRKPLHAPNETEFKRNIGYCHLADELVPE